Proteins encoded within one genomic window of Amycolatopsis nigrescens CSC17Ta-90:
- a CDS encoding carbohydrate ABC transporter permease, whose protein sequence is MPGRTRRDTLAFWLFVGPFLAGLAIFAYLPIGWSTFLSFFDARNTVTPTRFVGLENYVAMLGNEAFLASLGTFSLFALLIVPVTFVLSLALALGVNQLRFARAFFRSVFFLPFACSYVVASLVWKTSLFSGVRYGLANSLLGLFGIDPVAWTGTADPPLYWVVLVTARLWLQLGFYMILFIAALQRIPGQLYEAAAIDGAKPGWQVFRYITLPQLRATSIAVLLLLLINAYQAFDEFYNILGDSDGYPPYARPPLVYLYYTSLGSGGQDLGRGSAGAVILALLITVVTLFHGRLFRERR, encoded by the coding sequence ATGCCAGGCCGGACCCGCCGGGACACGCTAGCGTTCTGGCTCTTCGTCGGGCCGTTCCTGGCCGGGCTGGCGATCTTCGCCTATCTGCCGATCGGCTGGAGCACGTTCCTCAGTTTCTTCGACGCACGCAACACGGTCACGCCGACCCGGTTCGTCGGGCTGGAGAACTACGTCGCGATGCTGGGCAACGAGGCGTTCCTGGCCAGCCTCGGCACGTTCAGCCTGTTCGCGCTGCTGATCGTGCCGGTCACCTTCGTGCTTTCGCTGGCACTGGCGCTCGGCGTGAACCAGCTGCGGTTCGCCCGCGCGTTCTTCCGCTCGGTGTTCTTCCTGCCGTTCGCGTGTTCCTACGTGGTGGCTTCGCTGGTGTGGAAGACGTCGCTGTTCTCCGGGGTGCGCTACGGGCTGGCGAACAGCCTGCTCGGCCTGTTCGGCATCGACCCGGTGGCCTGGACCGGCACCGCGGACCCACCGCTGTACTGGGTGGTGCTGGTGACCGCAAGGCTGTGGCTGCAGCTCGGCTTCTACATGATCCTGTTCATCGCCGCGCTGCAACGAATTCCCGGGCAGCTCTACGAGGCGGCGGCGATCGACGGCGCGAAACCGGGCTGGCAGGTGTTCCGGTACATCACGCTGCCGCAGCTGCGGGCCACCTCGATCGCGGTGCTGCTGCTCCTGCTGATCAACGCGTACCAGGCTTTCGACGAGTTCTACAACATCCTCGGCGACTCGGACGGCTATCCGCCGTACGCCAGGCCACCGCTGGTCTACCTCTACTACACGTCGCTGGGCTCCGGCGGCCAGGACCTCGGCCGCGGCAGTGCCGGCGCGGTGATCCTGGCCCTGCTGATCACCGTGGTGACCCTGTTCCACGGCAGGCTCTTCCGGGAGCGGCGATGA
- a CDS encoding ABC transporter substrate-binding protein, which yields MGVTSRRGFLGLAGAALLAGCGSNTGREPAQAGGLQQWYHAYGEDGVQEAVRRYAAAYGKTKVDVQWNPGDYDSKILTALQNSAVPDVFEAQVKIDWVRQGQVVGLDGVIAPARADFSPAVLAAQTVEGQVYGIPQAADTQVLCYRKSMLEAAGVTPPQTVDELIDAANRLTRDGVKGLFVGNDGGAGVLAGPLLWSAGLDYLTEGNRKAGFDDPRAATAFAKLRTLNTGGSLLLGAPADWSDPAAFTDGLVAMQWTGLWNVPKIRAAIGEDFGVLPFPKLDDSGAPSVPVGAYGAMINGKSGNIDAAKDYIRWLWIEQTDYQLEFATKFGFHLPARRSLVDRADALKTGPAAEAAGFVEKHSHLVGGPVWTAPCNTALSDALARIAKEGADPAVETRKALETTKAELKRLFG from the coding sequence ATGGGGGTGACTAGCAGGCGCGGGTTCCTCGGGTTGGCCGGGGCCGCGCTGCTGGCCGGCTGCGGGTCGAACACCGGGCGCGAGCCCGCGCAGGCCGGCGGGCTCCAGCAGTGGTACCACGCGTACGGCGAGGACGGCGTGCAGGAGGCCGTGCGCCGCTATGCCGCCGCCTACGGCAAGACCAAAGTGGACGTTCAGTGGAACCCGGGCGACTACGACTCGAAGATCCTCACCGCACTGCAGAACAGCGCGGTGCCGGACGTGTTCGAGGCACAGGTGAAGATCGACTGGGTGCGCCAGGGCCAGGTGGTCGGACTGGACGGGGTGATCGCACCGGCGAGGGCTGACTTCAGCCCGGCGGTGCTGGCCGCGCAGACGGTGGAAGGGCAGGTCTACGGCATCCCGCAGGCCGCGGACACCCAGGTGCTCTGCTACCGCAAGAGCATGCTGGAGGCGGCCGGAGTCACCCCGCCGCAGACCGTGGACGAGCTGATCGACGCGGCGAACCGGCTCACCAGGGACGGGGTCAAGGGCCTGTTCGTCGGCAACGACGGCGGGGCCGGTGTGCTCGCCGGGCCGCTGCTGTGGTCGGCGGGCCTGGACTACCTCACCGAAGGCAACCGCAAGGCCGGGTTCGACGATCCCCGCGCCGCCACCGCCTTCGCCAAGCTCCGCACGCTCAACACCGGCGGCTCGCTGCTGCTCGGCGCCCCGGCCGACTGGTCCGACCCGGCCGCGTTCACCGATGGGCTGGTCGCCATGCAGTGGACCGGGCTGTGGAACGTGCCGAAGATCCGCGCCGCGATCGGCGAGGACTTCGGCGTGCTGCCGTTCCCGAAGCTGGACGACTCCGGCGCCCCGTCGGTGCCGGTGGGCGCATACGGCGCGATGATCAACGGCAAGAGCGGCAACATCGACGCGGCCAAGGACTACATCCGGTGGCTGTGGATCGAGCAGACCGACTACCAGCTCGAGTTCGCCACCAAGTTCGGCTTCCACCTCCCGGCCCGCAGGAGCCTGGTGGACCGCGCGGACGCGCTGAAGACCGGCCCCGCGGCGGAGGCGGCCGGGTTCGTCGAGAAGCACAGCCACCTCGTCGGCGGTCCGGTGTGGACGGCCCCGTGCAACACCGCGCTCTCCGACGCGCTGGCCAGGATCGCCAAGGAGGGCGCGGATCCGGCGGTGGAGACCCGCAAGGCGCTGGAGACGACCAAGGCCGAGCTGAAGCGCCTGTTCGGCTGA
- a CDS encoding long-chain fatty acid--CoA ligase — protein MLSTMQDGELSLAKLLQHGTTVHSASEVVTWTDGGARRETFGEVGRHAARLANALRGLGITGDQRVGTFMWNNAEHFAAYVAIPAMGAVLHTLNIRLFPDQLVYVANHAEDQVVIVDGTLVPLLAQQLPRLKTVRHVIVANGDAGSLQAPEGVQVHSYDELLAGQPDTFDWPVVDERSAAAMCYTSGTTGDPKGVSYSHRSIWLHSMQVCMSDSMQLAQHDKALAIVPMFHAMSWGLPYAALMVGASLVMPDRFLQPGPIAQILEAEKPTFAAAVPTIWQGLLQHLEANPQDISHLREVVVGGSAAPPSMMHAYQEKYDVPVLHAWGMTETSPLGSVARPPVSATGADAWAYRYTQGRFPASVHARLVTDDGGVAPWDGESVGELEVQGPWIAGAYYGDDVDPEKFHDGWLRTGDVGKISPDGFLTLTDRAKDVIKSGGEWISSVDLENQVMAHPAVAEAAVIGVPDEKWDERPLVAVVVKEGQQVTVEQLRDFLQDKVAKWQLPENWTFVDEVPKTSVGKFDKKRLRAFHSEGKLDISRL, from the coding sequence ATGTTGAGCACGATGCAGGACGGCGAGCTGTCACTGGCGAAACTGCTGCAGCACGGGACTACCGTGCACTCGGCCAGCGAGGTGGTGACCTGGACCGACGGCGGCGCCAGGCGGGAAACCTTCGGCGAAGTCGGCAGGCACGCGGCGCGACTGGCGAACGCGCTGCGTGGTCTCGGCATCACCGGCGATCAGCGCGTCGGCACCTTCATGTGGAACAACGCCGAGCACTTCGCCGCCTACGTGGCCATCCCGGCAATGGGCGCCGTGCTGCACACTCTGAACATCCGACTCTTCCCGGACCAGCTGGTCTACGTGGCCAACCACGCCGAGGACCAGGTCGTGATCGTGGACGGCACGCTGGTCCCGCTGCTGGCCCAGCAGCTGCCCAGGCTGAAAACGGTGCGCCACGTGATCGTGGCCAACGGTGACGCCGGCTCGCTCCAGGCGCCGGAGGGCGTGCAGGTGCACTCCTACGACGAGCTGCTGGCCGGGCAGCCGGACACCTTCGACTGGCCCGTGGTGGACGAGCGCTCGGCGGCCGCGATGTGTTACACGTCGGGCACCACGGGTGACCCCAAGGGGGTCTCGTACTCGCACCGGTCGATCTGGCTGCACTCGATGCAGGTCTGCATGAGCGACAGCATGCAGCTCGCCCAGCACGACAAGGCGCTGGCCATCGTGCCGATGTTCCACGCGATGTCCTGGGGCCTGCCCTACGCCGCGCTGATGGTGGGCGCGTCGCTGGTGATGCCGGACCGGTTCCTCCAGCCCGGCCCGATCGCGCAGATCCTCGAAGCGGAGAAGCCGACCTTCGCGGCCGCGGTGCCGACCATCTGGCAGGGCCTGCTGCAGCACCTGGAGGCCAACCCGCAGGACATCTCCCACCTGCGCGAGGTGGTGGTGGGCGGCTCGGCCGCGCCGCCGTCGATGATGCACGCCTACCAGGAGAAGTACGACGTCCCGGTGCTGCACGCCTGGGGCATGACCGAGACCTCGCCGCTGGGCAGCGTGGCCCGGCCGCCGGTCTCCGCGACCGGCGCGGACGCCTGGGCCTACCGCTACACCCAGGGCCGGTTCCCGGCTTCGGTGCACGCCAGGCTGGTCACCGACGACGGCGGGGTGGCGCCGTGGGACGGCGAGAGCGTCGGCGAGCTCGAGGTGCAGGGCCCGTGGATCGCCGGCGCCTACTACGGCGACGACGTGGACCCGGAGAAGTTCCACGACGGCTGGCTGCGCACCGGTGACGTTGGCAAGATCAGCCCGGACGGCTTCCTCACCCTGACCGACCGGGCCAAGGACGTGATCAAGTCCGGTGGCGAGTGGATCTCCTCGGTGGACCTGGAGAACCAGGTGATGGCTCATCCGGCGGTGGCGGAGGCCGCGGTGATCGGCGTGCCGGACGAAAAGTGGGACGAGCGCCCGCTGGTCGCCGTCGTGGTCAAGGAGGGACAGCAGGTCACCGTGGAGCAGCTTCGCGACTTCTTGCAGGACAAGGTCGCGAAGTGGCAGCTGCCGGAGAACTGGACCTTCGTCGACGAGGTGCCCAAGACCAGCGTCGGCAAGTTCGACAAGAAGCGGCTGCGCGCGTTCCATTCGGAGGGAAAACTCGACATCAGCCGCCTCTGA
- the mihF gene encoding integration host factor, actinobacterial type, producing MALPTLTPEQRADALAKAAEARKARSELLASIKAGKVSIGEVLKKAKEDKTIGKTKVPQLLKAVPGLGAVKVAALLEEAGIDPDRRAAGLGDRQREALIAALK from the coding sequence TTGGCTCTGCCCACGTTGACTCCGGAGCAGCGCGCTGACGCTTTGGCCAAGGCGGCCGAGGCTCGCAAGGCCCGCTCCGAGCTGCTCGCATCGATCAAGGCCGGCAAGGTGAGCATCGGTGAGGTGCTCAAGAAGGCCAAGGAAGACAAGACCATCGGCAAGACCAAGGTTCCGCAGCTGCTCAAGGCGGTCCCCGGTCTTGGCGCGGTCAAGGTCGCCGCGCTGCTGGAGGAGGCCGGAATCGACCCGGACCGGCGTGCGGCCGGTCTTGGCGACCGCCAGCGCGAAGCGCTGATCGCGGCACTGAAGTAA
- a CDS encoding isochorismate synthase: protein MREDTTTRSARLVGEYSPGDFLLATGHRTVLGRSVRQAVTDTDPVRLAERVSAALAESATPIAVGVLPFDTGAGSTTPGRVVVPAALRIAGPAHPAFAALSSVEIGTPVSVRPVPEPAGHAAAVSRALAELADGDLRKVVLARALDLRFAEPVPAAAILHNLVRDNPRGYTYAAGLPGGRTLVGASPELLLARQGDRVVSHPHAGSMPRSADPVVDRANGAALLASGKDHVEHKVLTEAVVETLRPFCRRLDVPAEPALVGTPTMWHLGTTITGELVDREVSALRLAAALHPTPAVCGTPTEPARRLVAELEPFDRGYYAGAVGWVDADGDGEWAVAIRCAEVADRSLRLYAGGGIVPASDPLAELDETSAKFQTLLRAMGLSLDL from the coding sequence ATGCGAGAGGACACGACGACCAGGTCGGCGCGACTGGTCGGCGAGTACTCGCCGGGAGATTTCCTGCTCGCCACCGGACACCGCACCGTGCTGGGCAGATCCGTCCGGCAGGCGGTGACCGACACCGACCCGGTGCGGCTCGCGGAACGGGTTTCCGCGGCCCTCGCCGAGTCGGCCACGCCGATCGCGGTCGGCGTCCTTCCCTTCGACACCGGTGCCGGCAGCACCACCCCCGGCCGGGTCGTGGTGCCGGCGGCGCTGCGCATCGCGGGCCCGGCCCATCCCGCTTTTGCGGCGCTGTCCAGTGTGGAGATCGGCACGCCGGTATCGGTCCGCCCGGTGCCGGAACCGGCCGGGCACGCGGCCGCGGTCTCCCGCGCGCTGGCCGAGCTGGCCGACGGCGACCTGCGCAAAGTGGTCCTCGCCCGCGCGCTCGACCTGCGGTTCGCCGAGCCGGTACCGGCCGCGGCGATCCTGCACAACCTGGTCCGGGACAACCCCCGCGGCTACACCTACGCCGCCGGCCTGCCCGGCGGCCGGACCCTGGTCGGTGCCAGCCCCGAGCTGCTGCTCGCCCGCCAGGGCGACCGCGTCGTCTCCCATCCGCACGCCGGGTCGATGCCGCGCTCGGCCGACCCCGTCGTGGACAGGGCGAACGGTGCGGCGCTGCTCGCCTCCGGCAAGGACCACGTCGAGCACAAGGTGCTCACCGAGGCCGTGGTGGAGACCCTGCGGCCGTTCTGCCGCCGGCTGGACGTGCCGGCCGAACCGGCGCTGGTGGGCACGCCGACCATGTGGCATCTGGGCACCACGATCACCGGCGAGCTGGTGGACCGCGAGGTCAGCGCGCTGCGGCTGGCCGCCGCCCTGCACCCGACCCCGGCGGTCTGCGGCACCCCGACCGAGCCGGCGCGCCGGCTGGTGGCCGAGCTGGAGCCGTTCGATCGCGGCTACTACGCCGGCGCGGTCGGCTGGGTGGACGCGGACGGTGACGGTGAGTGGGCGGTCGCGATCCGCTGCGCAGAGGTGGCCGACCGCTCGCTGCGGCTCTACGCCGGCGGCGGCATCGTGCCCGCGTCGGATCCGCTGGCCGAGCTCGACGAGACCTCCGCGAAGTTCCAGACCCTGCTCCGCGCCATGGGCCTTTCCCTCGACCTCTGA
- a CDS encoding 4'-phosphopantetheinyl transferase family protein — MIECAVWWATPLPNEASHLSLLDPLEQGRHGNYRQEIDQRRFLTGRVLAKTVVGELLGLAPGEVEFDATCADCGKPHGPPRVTGASVTFSISHSGDRIGLAMADGVPVGLDVETATRRADDSLISYALSEAEAAALAGLEPAAKSTAFFTYWTRKEALMKATGRGLKIPLQGITLSPPGEPARLLESTDPALDPANARLTDLDPGDGYRAAVALLTDAEPKVTERWWTPPS, encoded by the coding sequence GTGATCGAGTGCGCGGTGTGGTGGGCGACCCCGCTGCCCAACGAAGCGAGCCATTTGAGCCTGCTGGACCCGCTGGAGCAGGGCCGGCACGGCAACTACCGGCAGGAGATCGACCAGCGCCGGTTCCTGACCGGCCGGGTGCTGGCCAAGACGGTGGTCGGTGAGCTGCTCGGCCTCGCCCCCGGCGAGGTCGAGTTCGACGCCACCTGCGCCGACTGCGGCAAACCGCACGGGCCGCCCAGGGTGACCGGCGCGTCGGTCACGTTCTCCATCTCCCACTCCGGGGACCGGATCGGGCTGGCCATGGCCGACGGCGTGCCGGTCGGGCTGGACGTCGAGACGGCCACCCGGCGAGCGGACGACTCGCTGATCTCCTACGCGCTGAGCGAGGCCGAGGCGGCCGCGCTGGCCGGGCTCGAGCCGGCGGCGAAGTCGACCGCCTTCTTCACCTACTGGACCCGCAAGGAAGCGCTGATGAAGGCCACCGGGCGGGGGCTGAAGATCCCGCTGCAGGGCATCACGCTGTCCCCTCCCGGCGAGCCGGCCCGGCTGCTCGAGTCCACCGACCCGGCGCTCGACCCGGCCAACGCCCGGCTCACCGACCTCGACCCCGGCGACGGCTACCGCGCCGCGGTCGCCCTGCTCACCGACGCCGAACCCAAGGTCACCGAACGCTGGTGGACCCCACCCTCCTAA
- a CDS encoding C4-dicarboxylate transporter DctA: protein MSTPESSARRRDRTHYLYIAVIAAVALGIVVGWRFPEFGKELKPLGTGFVNLIKMMISPIIFCTIVLGIGSVAKAAKVGKVGGLAIGYFLVMSTVALVIGLVVGNLLHPGSGLHISQDVAKLGQKQVGEAENTTEFLLGIIPESLVSAFTEGSVLQTLLVALLAGFAVQKLGSRGEPIRRGVEHIQRLVFRILAMIMWAAPVGAFGAIAAVVGETGWKALQSLAVIMIGFYLTCALFVFVVLGAMTWLFARVNLFRLLRYLGREFLLILSTSSSETALPRLIAKMEHLGVSKPVVGITVPTGYSFNLDGTAIYLTMASIFIAEAMDKPLSIGEQIALLVFMIIASKGAAGVTGAGLATLAGGLQSHRPELVDGVGFIVGIDRFMSEARALTNFAGNSVATVLIGTWTGELDRAQLDRVLSGQDPFDEKTLIEDHAGKDTEGAEKST from the coding sequence ATGTCGACACCGGAGTCGTCCGCCCGGCGGCGGGACCGCACCCACTACCTGTACATCGCGGTGATCGCCGCGGTCGCGCTCGGCATCGTGGTCGGGTGGCGGTTCCCGGAGTTCGGCAAGGAGCTGAAGCCGCTGGGCACCGGGTTCGTGAACCTGATCAAGATGATGATCTCGCCGATCATCTTCTGCACCATCGTGCTCGGCATCGGCTCGGTGGCCAAGGCGGCCAAGGTGGGCAAGGTCGGCGGCCTCGCGATCGGCTACTTCCTGGTGATGTCCACCGTCGCGCTGGTGATCGGCCTGGTGGTCGGCAACCTGCTGCACCCCGGCTCCGGGCTGCACATCAGCCAGGACGTGGCGAAGCTGGGCCAGAAACAGGTCGGCGAGGCGGAGAACACCACCGAGTTCCTGCTCGGCATCATCCCGGAAAGCCTGGTCTCCGCGTTCACCGAAGGCTCGGTGCTGCAAACCCTGCTGGTGGCCTTGCTCGCCGGGTTCGCGGTGCAGAAGCTCGGCTCCAGGGGCGAGCCGATCCGGCGCGGGGTCGAGCACATCCAGCGGCTGGTGTTCCGGATACTGGCGATGATCATGTGGGCCGCCCCGGTCGGCGCGTTCGGCGCGATCGCCGCGGTGGTCGGCGAGACCGGCTGGAAGGCGCTGCAAAGCCTGGCCGTGATCATGATCGGCTTCTACCTCACCTGCGCACTCTTCGTCTTCGTCGTACTCGGCGCGATGACCTGGTTGTTCGCCCGCGTCAACCTGTTCCGCCTGCTGCGCTACCTCGGCCGCGAGTTCCTGCTGATCCTGTCCACCTCCTCCTCGGAGACCGCGCTGCCGCGGCTGATCGCGAAGATGGAGCACCTCGGGGTGAGCAAGCCGGTGGTCGGCATCACGGTGCCCACCGGCTACTCGTTCAACCTGGACGGCACCGCGATCTACCTGACCATGGCGTCCATCTTCATCGCCGAGGCGATGGACAAACCGCTGTCCATCGGGGAGCAGATCGCGCTGCTGGTCTTCATGATCATCGCGTCCAAGGGTGCCGCCGGGGTGACCGGCGCCGGGCTGGCCACCCTGGCCGGCGGGCTGCAGTCGCACCGGCCGGAGCTGGTGGACGGTGTCGGGTTCATCGTCGGCATCGACCGGTTCATGTCCGAGGCGAGGGCGCTGACCAACTTCGCCGGCAACTCGGTGGCCACCGTGCTGATCGGCACCTGGACCGGTGAGCTGGACCGGGCGCAGTTGGACAGGGTGCTTTCCGGGCAGGACCCGTTCGACGAAAAGACGCTCATCGAGGATCATGCGGGTAAGGACACAGAGGGGGCGGAGAAGTCCACGTGA
- a CDS encoding acyl-CoA dehydrogenase family protein, with amino-acid sequence MDFTLSDEEREVRDWVRTFVQRELVPREPEVLRRERAGEVGFTSEELTELRLKAKESGFWGVQTPEEYGGMGLSAVMTALLEAELGRTFVQFSFGGSADNILFHANEEQKQRYLLPTISGERKSCFAITEPGAGSDAKAIRASARKDGSDWIINGEKTFITGGNEADFTMVFAITDPEKGANGGVTCFLVDRDMGWKSEYIDTMGQWGPASLIFEDVRVPETQILGELGQGFALAMQWIGRGRYLLPARAIGSCERLLSMAIEHANTRETFGEKIAERQAIQWMIADSGVELEALRWLVLHAAWQVDSGMDSRHAQSIAKLYGGVKANEIVDRVLQIHGGMGYTRELPVERWYRELRLLRIYEGTDEIQRRTIARNLLKGHVKIGGSLG; translated from the coding sequence GTGGATTTCACCCTGAGCGATGAAGAGCGTGAGGTGCGTGACTGGGTCCGCACCTTCGTCCAGCGCGAGCTGGTACCCCGCGAGCCCGAGGTGCTTCGCCGAGAGCGGGCCGGCGAAGTCGGCTTCACTTCCGAAGAACTGACCGAACTGCGGCTCAAGGCGAAGGAATCCGGCTTCTGGGGCGTCCAGACGCCCGAGGAGTACGGCGGCATGGGCCTGTCCGCGGTGATGACCGCGCTGCTGGAGGCCGAGCTCGGCCGCACCTTCGTGCAGTTCAGCTTCGGCGGCTCGGCGGACAACATTCTCTTTCATGCCAACGAAGAGCAGAAGCAGCGCTACCTGCTGCCGACGATCTCCGGTGAGCGCAAGTCCTGCTTCGCGATCACCGAGCCCGGTGCCGGCTCGGACGCCAAGGCGATCCGCGCCTCCGCCCGCAAGGACGGCTCCGACTGGATCATCAACGGCGAGAAGACGTTCATCACCGGTGGCAACGAAGCCGACTTCACCATGGTCTTCGCCATCACCGACCCCGAGAAGGGCGCGAACGGCGGGGTCACCTGCTTCCTCGTCGACCGCGACATGGGCTGGAAGTCGGAGTACATAGACACCATGGGCCAGTGGGGCCCGGCGTCGCTGATCTTCGAGGACGTGCGGGTGCCGGAAACGCAGATCCTCGGCGAACTCGGCCAGGGTTTCGCGCTGGCGATGCAGTGGATCGGCCGCGGCCGCTACCTGCTGCCCGCGCGGGCGATCGGCTCCTGCGAGCGGCTGCTGTCGATGGCCATCGAGCACGCCAACACCCGGGAGACCTTCGGCGAGAAGATCGCCGAACGCCAAGCCATCCAGTGGATGATCGCCGACTCGGGAGTGGAACTGGAGGCGCTGCGCTGGTTGGTGCTGCACGCCGCATGGCAGGTCGATTCCGGAATGGACTCCAGGCACGCGCAGTCCATCGCCAAGCTCTACGGCGGGGTGAAGGCCAACGAGATCGTGGACAGGGTGCTGCAGATTCACGGCGGCATGGGCTACACCAGGGAACTACCGGTGGAGCGCTGGTACCGCGAACTGCGGCTGCTGCGCATCTACGAGGGCACCGACGAGATCCAGCGGCGCACCATCGCGCGAAACCTGCTCAAGGGACACGTCAAGATCGGCGGGTCGCTCGGCTGA
- a CDS encoding TetR/AcrR family transcriptional regulator: MVLTGNDSRERVRRAAVKLFADKGFHGTGIRDLASAAKLSSASLYHYMGTKEELLAELMDASLRRLVTAADEVTAGVPAPAARLSRLVALHVFTHALQPDETKVVDNEVRALSPAARRPVVALRDGYEARWASVLEDGVEAGVFDTDQPSATRLALLEMCNGVARWYSPRGKLSLDELAAHYARLAGRMLGCEVASDRADLAQCRAVVARVWGSGR; this comes from the coding sequence ATGGTGCTGACCGGGAACGACAGCCGGGAACGCGTCCGCAGGGCCGCGGTGAAACTGTTCGCGGACAAGGGTTTTCACGGTACCGGCATCCGGGACCTTGCAAGTGCGGCCAAGTTGTCCTCGGCCAGCCTCTACCACTACATGGGCACCAAGGAAGAACTGCTCGCCGAGCTGATGGACGCCTCGCTGCGCCGGCTGGTCACCGCGGCCGACGAGGTCACCGCGGGTGTGCCGGCGCCGGCCGCGCGGCTGTCCAGGCTGGTCGCGCTGCACGTGTTCACGCACGCGCTGCAGCCGGACGAGACGAAGGTGGTGGACAACGAGGTCCGCGCACTTTCCCCGGCCGCAAGGAGACCGGTGGTAGCGCTGCGCGACGGCTACGAGGCCAGATGGGCGAGCGTGCTCGAAGACGGTGTCGAAGCCGGGGTCTTCGACACCGATCAGCCGAGCGCCACCCGGCTCGCGCTGCTGGAGATGTGCAACGGCGTGGCCAGGTGGTACTCGCCACGCGGCAAGCTGTCCCTGGACGAGCTGGCGGCGCACTACGCCAGGCTGGCCGGGCGGATGCTGGGCTGCGAGGTTGCCAGTGACCGTGCGGACCTGGCACAGTGCCGTGCGGTGGTCGCCCGTGTGTGGGGTTCCGGGCGTTGA
- a CDS encoding AMP-binding protein yields MSRALGQVDDLVELVARAARRWPERTAWVFDATGASLSFTEVDERSSRLALALRGLGVREGDRVAVMLRNEPEFPLLWLALAKLSAVLVPVNINYRELDGAHVLAHSGARFAIGGPEFTELLATMAPLTAVERVLTVPELLAEFTPEAGTADWAVFWTEGERPVNIQYTSGTTGAPKGCVLPHRYWTTLARGLATEFPAVGESDIMLTAQPFHYIDPQWNVALGLASGATLVVLDRFHPSTFWAKVREYEVTWFYCLGLMPTLLLRTPETPEDRDHRVRAISASAIPRELHAALEQRWGVPWFEAFGMTETGGDIRVSPEDHDETVGTGCIGRPSPDREAIIGDSQGNPLPRGETGELLLRGTGLMHGYHDDPDATERAFAGGWFHTGDLATMDDHGRIYYVGRTKDMIRRSGENISADEVERALLMHPAVRLAAVVAVPDELRGEEIKAYVALAEEYQATAVPPEELADFCGEKLAYFKVPRYWAYADELPMTPSERVAKGELRKAADQLAGAYDRVAHRWC; encoded by the coding sequence ATGAGCCGGGCGCTCGGCCAGGTGGACGATCTCGTCGAGCTGGTCGCCCGTGCCGCCCGCCGCTGGCCGGAGCGCACCGCCTGGGTGTTCGACGCGACCGGCGCCTCGCTGAGCTTCACCGAGGTGGACGAGCGCAGCTCCCGGCTGGCGCTCGCCCTGCGCGGCCTCGGCGTGCGCGAAGGCGACCGGGTCGCGGTGATGCTGCGCAACGAGCCGGAGTTCCCGCTGCTCTGGCTCGCACTGGCCAAGCTGTCCGCGGTGCTGGTCCCGGTGAACATCAACTACCGAGAGCTGGACGGGGCGCACGTGCTGGCGCATTCCGGGGCCAGGTTCGCCATCGGCGGGCCGGAGTTCACCGAGCTGCTCGCCACGATGGCCCCGCTGACCGCGGTGGAGCGGGTGCTGACCGTGCCCGAACTGCTCGCCGAGTTCACCCCCGAGGCCGGTACCGCCGACTGGGCCGTCTTCTGGACCGAAGGCGAGCGTCCGGTCAACATCCAGTACACCTCCGGCACCACCGGCGCGCCCAAGGGCTGCGTGCTGCCGCACCGGTACTGGACCACGCTGGCCCGCGGACTGGCCACCGAGTTCCCCGCGGTCGGCGAGTCGGACATCATGCTCACCGCGCAGCCCTTCCACTACATCGATCCACAGTGGAATGTCGCATTGGGACTCGCGTCCGGCGCGACGCTGGTGGTGCTGGACCGGTTTCACCCGTCCACGTTCTGGGCGAAGGTGCGCGAGTACGAGGTCACCTGGTTCTACTGCCTTGGCTTGATGCCGACCTTGCTGTTGCGCACCCCGGAGACACCGGAGGACCGCGACCACCGGGTGCGCGCGATCAGCGCCTCGGCGATCCCCCGCGAGCTGCACGCAGCACTGGAGCAGAGGTGGGGCGTGCCCTGGTTCGAGGCGTTCGGCATGACCGAGACCGGCGGGGACATCCGGGTCTCCCCGGAGGATCATGACGAGACGGTCGGCACCGGCTGCATCGGCCGCCCGTCGCCCGACCGCGAGGCGATCATCGGCGACTCGCAGGGAAACCCGTTGCCACGCGGTGAAACCGGCGAGCTGCTGCTGCGCGGTACCGGCCTGATGCACGGTTATCACGACGACCCGGACGCGACCGAGCGCGCCTTCGCCGGCGGCTGGTTCCACACTGGGGATCTGGCCACCATGGACGACCATGGCCGGATCTACTACGTGGGCCGGACCAAGGACATGATCCGGCGCAGCGGCGAAAACATCTCCGCGGACGAGGTGGAGCGGGCGCTGCTGATGCATCCCGCGGTCCGGCTCGCCGCGGTCGTCGCGGTACCGGACGAGCTTCGCGGCGAAGAGATCAAAGCCTATGTCGCGCTCGCCGAGGAATACCAGGCTACCGCGGTGCCGCCGGAGGAACTGGCCGATTTCTGCGGGGAAAAACTCGCCTACTTCAAGGTGCCCCGCTACTGGGCCTACGCCGACGAGCTGCCGATGACCCCGTCCGAGCGGGTGGCGAAGGGCGAGCTGCGCAAGGCGGCCGACCAGCTCGCCGGTGCGTACGACCGGGTGGCGCACCGATGGTGCTGA